The genome window CTACTTGCTTGAAACATTAATGTTGCAGATGGTTTGCAGCAAGCGTGTCACAGACGTCCAGAAACCACAACAATGCTGCtcataacagaaaaaaagactaaacCCTCTTGACGTAAATCCTGacactttttcacttgtgtgtgtgtgttcagctaaATAGCTGAGGTAGCTTTATGTATGCCAAGTGTTGGGACAATAACTTGGCTGACGGATGAGAAGGAAAGCACTCAAAGTTCACAACTGTCAAGCTGAACAGCCATATAATTAAAAAGATTGAGTGCTTACCACCAACATACCATCTGCACCCTGTCTGCTAGCCTGTGCTTTGaaaacatttcctttgtttACACCTACACAGATAGACCACCAGGAAGACCAAACGACATCACTGCATACCTGGGACAGGTACAGACGGTTCTCAGAGCGGAGCAGATACTTTAAAGTGGCTGGGCTACTTTCATCAGAACATTAAAGATGCTGACTGATGTGGTGTCCAGTTACATCTCATCAAAACAATTGAAAAATCTGAACTGTATGTGTGCCCTGaagataaagaaatattttcttttttttcccccgctTTTCTCCATGGTTACAACAAGACACAGCACAAGAACAGAATGGAAAACACATTACTGGGAAATCCAAGCAGCTGTTTACAAATAAACTCGATGCCTAAGTGTGCTGACCGTCCCCAACAACGACCAGGAAGGGTGTGATGGTGCatcatgatgtgtgtgtgtcatatggTGGCTGTCACTCCTGATGTGACACAATATGCCTCAACTCCCAGCATTATTTAAGAGGAACAGATATTTTCTTTGAGAAACTAAGAATAACTGAATGctgaaaatagcaaaaatgctgaaaatgacagcGAAGCAAGACTAAAATTGGAAAGGTTGGAAGGATAAAAGAAACTGTGTTAGAGAGAACGACAGCAAGTTAGTtaaacttcacacacacatggcatATGTCTTGCATCTGTAGCTGTGGGTTTAAAAACCAATTAAAGGTAgagtgagtcattctggaggaGACCGCTGATACTGCCATCTCTCCATTTTTCCTGAGCATGAAcaccacctgttgctgattggctggaataaTGTCACGTGGCTCAGTCCAGCCACTTCGTTTCCCATTTACAGAACCAGGGCTGTGTACAAAACCCAGATTCAGCTAGCGGGTTGTGAGGACATATTCACTGAATTTCTAAATCAGCAAATATCAACTTCCTTTATACAGAATGTCTCAACCCACCTTTAATGCTGTcaggaacaaaaaaaagttttttaatcTGGTGGTTCTGGTGGGCAGACAcagcaaaatgcttttttttcctccagaagCTTTTCAGGATATGAGGGATCTGCATTCAtttgtctgcttgttttaaAGTCTGCTGTTTGTAAATGACTGTGGCTCTGACACCGTTTACGTCCAAATGTTGCCAACCAAAATGTTTATAGATAAAGTCGCTGGCACAGGATTAGTTCTACCTGTAGTGGAGACTGACAAAAACCACCGTGTGTTTGGGTGCAGGAACTCCAGCGAATAAAATCCACCgtgttttttaaacagtgtttaGAGCACTTCAAACATCTGTCAGCCATCCGTCTCACTGAATGGTTGCAACTTCAATTCACGAGAGTGTTGCACatcaatttattttatatttgctTGTAAAAGTTAGGCAATCAGGGTATGTTGCGTTTTATCTTCTATTAAAAAATAAGTTTATTTATAGAACTAACCAGATCAAATTTataaaatggaacaaaaatgCAAACCTTGGTTCAGATTTTCAGATGGGAAAAGGCTCTAATTCTGAGACTATAATtaacattcaaaatgaatgtaagATAGTATATCAGCTTTACTAAAtactttaataaaacaaagtatACATACATAGTAAACTACTGGTTTACTGTATCTTTAAACCATcgcaaaaacagcatttaaagggTGCActgtcaggtcaggtcaggtcagtttctgtccaCCACTGCAGAGACAGTCTGAATTAAAGTACCATTTCAGAAAGTTAACAATGTGTAATTCTGGAAAACTTAAACtaacaataaacaacaataaactgAGGATATTAAGTTTTTTGGAGTATGATGAAAGTGTGATGAAAGAGTAATGAAACAATAGCAACATCTACTTGTGTAAAACCTCTGCCATTTGTGTTGTCAAGTCCAAAGTTATGATGTTTTGTGCTGATTAGCTGTTTGGAAAAGCACCATCATTGTTCCACCCATCCATCACCATCCATTTCTACCCTTCAGAAACCTCTCTCTTATTATCCCTACCCCCCAAAATTGCCACTTAATCTGATCCAAATGACTGTGGGCCAATAGCACTTAAAATACATCCCTGCCAATAAATTCCTTAGGGATATTATCAGGCGTCATACTCACCATCTATAATAACCATTTTGAGCAATGACTGAACCCCCTGGAGTTTGTTTACAGAGCCAGGACAACTTTGCCACAACTttgcaaacaataaaacaactgccaactgtcagcaacatttcaaagtTCACTCTAAGCCtgattctgtctgtctttattttttcacaatTACATGCTTGTCTTGGCTGCACTCTTCTTTCACAGGTTCTCCTCATGGCAGCATTTTAGCCTGACTTCTCAACATCCATGCTCACCATTACCAAGATTAATGAACACTAACCCAACAAGCTGATTCCAAAATTAATTAGCAAAATCATTACTACTGATTCAACTCCATTGCTGTTAAACTGTTTCCCTGGACAGGAACATAATTGTGGTAAAGAAAAAACTAATATTTATAACTACTAATACTGCAGAGGCAAGAGGATcacagagtcagagaaagaACTTGGGAGTATGCTTACCGAGCTGTCGACATTCTCCACCTCCCGTATGACCTGCTCAGGGAGGTCCAGGTCCAGATAGACGTCCTTCTCCTTGCGGCTGATGGCGTAGTAGCCCTCACTCCTGGCACAACCGGTCACATGCTCACGAAGCTGGCCCCCTGCATTCTTCTTCTTACGCCGAGGGTTCGGCAAATTGGTTAGTGCAGctcaaaggtcaaggtcaatGGCAGAAAACCACAGAGTGATATCAAGACATATGCATTTTATCAATTAAAGAATTGCAATATTTAGGCTATTTATCGATTGAAAAGCCACCGATTGCTTGGACATTGGTAACAATAAGTTACATGACAATCACACATATTTAATGTAGAAGGCAGTCACTGATAAGGATATTAGTGTGGCTGACCCAGTGAGTATCATTGAGCCAGTCAGAGCTGTggtcgtcctgcagcagcttctcataAGTCTTCTTCAGCAACATCAAGTCTTCCCCATCCAGACCGGAGTTCCAGATGTCATACAGGATGGTCATCTGCTCAAACTCGCTGCGGTTGTCAAACTTCATGGCTGATGGCTCGGGTGCTGGGATAGGTTTTGGCCAGCGCTGGGAAGATGTTACCCCTGCCTCCTGCAGAAAGAGGCGCTCACTCTTCCTCACCTCTTCAACCATCTCGTCCTCCGTGTCTGAACTTGACAGCTCCCCAGACTCAAGCTCCTCCACGTCCACATCTTCCTCAAAGTCTGAGtcctgcacagaggaagaggaatattattacaaaaaatatataatggCCCAACAGCTAAATCTTGTTTGACAGATTTCCTAAAATGTATGTACAGTCGTGACATTTTTCATGGTTAACCAACACAAGTGCTGTTCTTCACAGCGACAGCAAAGACCAAATGAGCCAGGCCATTGTTTGGACTGTTCTGTACCTTAATTATCACAAGAGAAGAGAAGCCTCAGGATGTGTCTAACACAGTTCAGCAGATGACACTGTTTTATCAtgcagtgtacagtatgtttagCTTGCAATAGTAAAGAAATCATTGtatattttttcagtttgaggCTAACGGCTCAATTAGTCACAATCAGCCTGGCGTGTGTGATGAAAAACTCACTGCACAAGAATAGGAGCATGAACAGGTGGTTTATGCTGGTGGCGGAGTACCTGAGCCTGTACTATGAAGCAATAAACATAATAGGTTTATAATATCACTGTCCCAACATTGGGGCACAAGTAGAAAAAGTAAAGTTAgagtaaaaaattatattagCATATTCTGCTACTTTCATATGTGGCTTATTTGCATTATTATGGCATGTAGGACAATTTTAGCTACATTCTTACAGCTGCAATCCCAGTGGTGTCAAATCGACTTGAGagcacatgaaaaataaatatatgaagaTGATTCACAGCTGTAAGTGAGCCGCATCTCTCATATAAAAAGATAGTTAGGGAAAGCCAAAGGGCTAACCTGCACCGAAGTAGGTAAGGGAACCACGAATATAACCTTGAAAGCCCGGGGTTAAACCTGAAGTTACCTCGCTAACCACAAAAAGCACGGGCCTCTGACAGACGTTACCTTGAAATTTGATAAGCATCAACTGAACATGTTGACAAAACTCTGAGGCAACGTCAATGTGTACATAAATGTTGACTGATTAGGCACACTGATTAGTGTTTTTATAGGGAGAACTACAGGGCCACATCTCTGCCGTTCTGCCTGTTCCTCGAGAGACTTCCTCAACACAGAATCCcccattttgttttgtgttatactttttaattaaatctaaatGCATAGTAGTTCTGGAGCATGTTGGTACTCCCATTGGTTAAGCCCAATTACATAATTTCATACAGTTGGGATATTTTGTGCAAGCCACACATTTTGCCTGGGGAAACACCTGATGACAATACCTACAAACATCAAAGGTTTATGTGCCACCATTACAGAAACCCAAAATTGGACGTACGTATGAGTCATATCTCTATTCTCTTATTGTTACCTGTGACACACTGTTTACGGTCAAGACATCCACAAACATTTACAGGAACAAACCAGAAGTCCCACGCACCTCTAGTTTCCGCTTCCTCTGTTTCTTGCCTGGCTGCTCCTTCTGTTTCTTCGTGTGATGAACCTCaaggttttctttgtcttttcttctcctctttttgctCTTGTCCTTTTCAAGTTCGAAACCCTTGCCAACCGTGACCTTCTTTGACGATGGAGGTAGAGCTGAAGACTGGCCCACATCCTCAGACTCACAAAGCACTCCCATTGTAGACACGTATTCTCCTGTATCTCCTCTGGGTGGTAGTGCCTCTCCAATGACCTCCTCTGGAGCTTCAAGCACCCCAGAAATAGTGTTGAGGTCTGCTGGGAGCAAGACAGAAGAGTCTTGTTTGGAGGAAGTTCTTTTGGCACCAGGAGCTGGTACTGGGAGAACAGGGGGTTTGCAGTAGTTGTGCTCCATCAGGACAATTACACCCTCTGGGCTAATAACCAGGGCCAGTGACTCTGGGGAGAAAAGATCTTCCTCCATCTTCTGCTCTTCTGCCTCATCTgatgtctctgtctcctctgagtCCCCAGCGTCAGGGTCCATTTTCAGGGCTACGTCAGCCAGCACAGACAGGTCAGTGGTTGAAGCCGAAGCCAGCTGCAGGAGACTTGATGCCCCCAGCTGCTCTCTAAGTCTCAACCTCTGCTCACTTTCTTCCTCATCGTCTTCCTCTCTGAGGGAGTGACAGGAAGAAGTGGACAAGCTAGTCGTCCGTGGCCTACCTCTGGACCGTTTGTtgacaggaggtggaggaggggccTCCTCGAAGGCCATCCTGCACATAGAGGCGTGGTCCAGTGGCAGGTTCTGCACAGTGCGGCACACCATAACAGGAGGGGCGGGAGATTTCGGGGAGTCTTTGCCTGCACCCCGTTTTCCAGGGGATTTGACAGGGATGGTCTGAGGAGAAACAGGTGGTCCCTTTTTGGGTTCATCAGAATCTTGGGTTCGTCCGGATGGGGGCACGATGAGGGCGTTGCCTTCACCTGGTTTGGAGGCAAAGGGGAGCAGCTGGATGCCCTGAGTGGGTCGCGCTGAGGGGGTCGAGGCAGCAGGGACATGGGAGTCTGTAGGCCTGCcaggggagagaaggagagagtcaCCCGCCAATtgggagggagatggagataGGGGTGCAGTCGGCAGCTGCGGCTTGCTGTCGTTCTCCCCCGTGGAGAACGAGACCGTCTTCCTGCGTTTCTTGAGAGGTGGCACAAGAACAACGGGGGACGAAGGACGTGGGTAAGGGGGTGATGGGGGTCTCTTtgtatgtgctgctgttgtATCGGCCTTGCTGTCCTTGGCTtcacctgagagaaaaagacagttttGAAAAACTGATCCAAACTAAAGACAATGCACTTAATATAACTTTTCCACTTGCTGTGCTATTTTAAGGCTGTAGCAATAATCCAAAGAATGTACGTAAACCTCAAGCAAACTCAAAAATTCAAGATCTCCCTTTAATGGTTAACGTTCACGTTTGATGCTGATGAAGTTGATGAAGACTTCAGACTAACCTGTTTTGACCTCTGCCTTgggaacagcagctgtgttatTTCCcctgagaaaaacacaaggagCATTTTGAACCAGCAATAAAGACACGATGAAAAGTACGTTTGATTAGATTGTAAAATATAGAGCTGAGGACAAATCTCCTACCATTAAAAATAACTAATCACAGACTTTCCTACCTGTCATCCTCTTTCTCAGTTGTGCTGTCCATGGTTGACTCATCCATGCTGTCGAGCCCTTCACTCTCggccctctctccttcctcttcatcctcatcttcagaggaagatgaggatgaagatgctgaagaggaagagccctcagaggatgaggagaggctCTCATCATCACTATCAGCACTAAGGGCAtcatctaaaaagaaaaaaaggtatcaatgctgctttaaatagaagcaaaaacataaataaagtcATAGTAATAAGATTACAGGTTGTGATTTACCATCAGACTCCTTTtcactttcctcttcttcctcatcctcctaTAAATGAAAAAGGTTGCAGTTACAGCACTTAAAGGTCATAGTGAAATGCTGCCATCTAGCAATCAGTAAGAGTGAGAACATGATTCTTACCAAACCtgttaacacaaagaaaatgaatccagCTATTAAGAAACCGTATGATTCCCTTCTTAAAGTTCATCACATATAATACTCAGCCTGCTATCCAAGTAATAAATCTGATAAATACACTTTTTCAAATTACTCATTTATGTACCCAATTTGTATGTGTTATTGTCTTGAATTTGTGTTATATTTTGTGGTTTGCTTTAAAATCAAACTAatcataatattaataataaaaaaagaagaaaaaaacaaacaaacacctttTCAGTCGAGGAGCCGTCAGACGTTTCCTCTCCCTCACTGCCAAGTTCCCAAGGTTTACGACTTCTTggcttctttttcctcctcttgttgtccctttctgctccatgcctgtctgcctctggcATTCTCCCCTCAGCAGCTGGACACAAGAAAACAGTTCAAGAGTTATATGCAGCGGCCCAATTTATCcaaccttcttttttttaattttcagcaTCAAATCTGCAaaccttcatcatcctcatctggTGGGGTCGAGGGTCGTGGCCTTTTCATGTCTCCTTCTTCAAACTCTTGAGGTCCTTTCCTCTTTACCTGAGCAAATGGACACCAAAAGCATTtttgaataaattaatgaaacaCATCAAGATACTCGCTACTATAATCTTATATCACAAAGTCTGCCACAATACCAAACACTACTGCAATTTTTGTACTTGACAAATATCTATGTTTGCTTACGGTTAATTATTCTGAGTCCTGGGAGTGTAATTAGGACTAAAAGTATCTAAAACTTTAATCTGGTACCAGTACTGTTAGAAAAGGtctcttttaaaaatgcaaaataaataaagaaaagaaattggTCAAATTGAGTGCATGCAATGTTGTTAACACATTGATTGGTAACGGTAAAACTGGCAATTGTGAAGTGTCTGTGTTATCAGAGGTGTCTGTGTTTAAATTATCAAATCACAGTGTGAGTTGTTGAACATGGAGATACAAGCCAAGATCTGACGCAGTGTGGTGCTTTTACCTTGAAGGAAGGCAGTCGGAGGGCTCCTCGTAGAGCAAATCCTTCCACGCCACCACTCTTTGCCCAATCCACAAGAGACACGAGAGGCTCCCGAGGACGGTtgaccttttcctcttttttctcatcGTCCCGTAAGGCAGACACCCCCCTCACCATTGTCTGGAAAGGCTAGAGGAGGAAAACATTCACAGTTCACAATTACAATTTTTATTGATTCCCCTTTTCCATTTCACAGCGTGACAATGATGACCGATCCTCTGTATTCATgtattgtgatgtttttattgtatcTGGCAAGACTAAAGCTGATTTTCAATCCTCTGCTGGACaataaaattgtattttattctgcGCAAAATTTGTAACAATGCAAAGACCATATGTTTATCAGTAAGTTGTTGAAGGTAGTTCTGAACATAGAATCAGTTTGAAGtgaaggacatttttaaaagagaTTTACTCAAGATTTCAATGAAACAACGCCCCAAAAAAGTACTCAAAAGTGAATAAAGCAGTATTTCTTACCTTaacacaaaaaccaaaacaacaagcttaAACACCACCAGCATTGCTGTAAAAACTACAACAATGCCAGCACTGTTGAGTCTTCCTTACCTTAGCCTTggtctctttcctctcccaccACTCATCAAAAGTGGCAAAGGCAACATTCTCCACCATTTTACGGTTCAGGTCTCTCTgcatgatgtttttcatttcctggaTCAGAGTGGCCAGGACCATCTGCACTGTGGCTTCATGCGGATTCTCAGCCAGCATGGGCATCTCCTCGCCTGGAGCCCTGTACTCGTCTCCATCCCCGGGCAGCATGGTGCCATAGCCAGGTGGGGGCATGTAAGAGGGGTAGTGTGGTGGTAAGACGTGTGGCGGCCAGCCAGTATGGGGAGGAGGGATGCCATGGTGTGGAGGTGGTGGTATTTGAGTGCTATGGGGGTCAGGGTAGGGGTAGGACATGTGTGGGGGCATGTAGCGGTGGTCTTGGTCGTAATGAGAGCCCGCCCCGCTCCCCTCTTGGTCCATGTaggggtggtgtgtgtggggtggTGGCATAGAGTGGAGATGGTAGGAGGTGTAGTCTGCAGTGGCTGCCTCACCGGGGCCTGGGGTGCCGTTGGATGACGACATGCGCAGCTGGTGTAGGCGACTTAGCATGTGGGTCTGCATTTGGAAGGACATAGGCGCTCCACCACTGTACTGGTTCATCAGCTCCATGGAGGTGGCATAGTCATACATGTGGTGGGGCATGGGGGGAGGATACTCGGGATGCAGCTCCATATGGGCCAGGGGCGGGATTCCAGGGGGAGGTGGGGGCTGGAGGGAGTAACctgggggaggtggaggaggcaaATGAGGAGGGTAGGAAGGTATGGGAGGGTGCATGGAGGTGCCAAAGTGCTGTGCAGAGTCAGAGATGGGTGGGGGTGAAGATGAAGGGTCCGTTGTTTGTGACGGCATGGCAGCCTGGGATGAAGAGGGTGAGGACCCTGAGGTGGCTGAGGGCTGGCGGGTGGTCACTGTTGTTATGgtggtctcctcctcctcctcctcgtcggAGATCTCCATGTCTTCCCCAGAGGAATGAGGAGaggactgaaacaaaaaagagtTAATTGTTTTAAGTTGGGAAACCTCTTCAGTGTTAAAGCACCATCCAAAAGTGAGGCTGTAAAGATAACTCACAACCACAGAATGAGGAAGTGTACTGTCAGATAGCACATTAACATGATAACCACAAAAATGAAGAACAGTAAAATCATAATAATGAAAAACCAAAATTTACACATCATGCTTAACTTGTGAATTAGGATGTTAACAATGTGTACTGaagattttatttgtttcctttctttttctccctttgcACCAAGAAGTTCTTGCATGTGagaatatttgtgtgtgtgtgcgcatttgtaataataaaaactattttcccactaacaaaaaataaataaataaataaaataatatcaaacataaaagaaacatttttattgtatttttgggCTGCTTTGACCAGAGCAATAAGATGCCCAGCCAGTGTTGCCCAGCCCTAATTCTAGGGTGAAGCATGGAACTTTTATTTGTCAGAGCAAAATGCAGTTGAGATCCAACAGCCTGAACCCTGAGGTCTTCTTACATGCTACTGATCTTACCTGACTCTGTCCATTGTAAGGTGGTGTGTGTGCTCCTGTCCTGCTCCGTGTGTCAGCAGATCCAGCCTGTGAGGATTCCTCCTGCAAAGCTCCAGTCCCAGTGAGGCCAACCTGGGGCTGGGGTTCCTCCGGGGGCAGGATGTGGGAAGAGTAGGTGGAAGAGGATGGTGTGGTTGCTGTAAGTACAGTAGgactctttcttccttctccccCCTTTCCCCGTTTCCTTGCTCTGTGgccatctctgtctctttcccctTTTCTCCTGTGGTCCTTCTCCCCATTGTCCCCCACCTGATTACCACCTATGTGCTCCCCTGTTACATCACCTGACCCACCTCTTCGCTCCCCTCCATCCCCACGTAtgcccctctgcctctcctctttcctgtcttcctcatcttcctcatcagAGGCAAGGAAAGAAAATTTAGCCTTTTGTTCCTTTAGGAGCATCTCAATGCGAGAGTcaaggctgctgctgtggtaCACAAACGGTAAACTCTCATTGGTGGAGTCTGGCTCTGGGGAGGAAGAGTCACGTTGAGGTGGCGGtggggagctggaggaggagggaagatgGTGTGGGAGTGAGGTAGAGGAAGGGGAGGTTGAGGAAGAAGCAATGGAGGGGTGGGGCGGAGAGGATGGCGGGGGCGTCTTTGGCGGTGCGGGTGGGGTGCTGGGACGGCGTTTGGGTTTTGTCCACTGCTCTTCGCGGGCCGGACTATCTTGGTTGAAGTCCAGTGTTCCAAGTGTCTCAGCTACAGCCGCTGCAATGACTGAGGCTGGTggaaggggaggtggtggtgggggaggtggaggcagagcaCTGTGGTGACCAGCGTGGTAGTCTTTCTCAGCACCTACTGAAGGCAGGGAGCCCCTCTCTGCCAAGGTTGTGCCCCCTAGACGGGTGGAAACGTCCAATCCCTGAGGAGGGGCTGGGGCAGGCTCTTTGGAGGAGGAGTATGCGGAGTAAGATGAGGGGGGAGGAGACATGCTGTTAGAGGAAGAGCGGTAAGAGTTGGAATTGTATCTGGGGTCAGAGCTGTTGGAGTAgtcactgtctctgtccctgtccctgtctctgtctctatcgCGGTCTCTGTCTCGATCTCTATCTCGGTCCCTGTCCCGGTCATGGCTACTCCGTCTacggctgctgctgccatggTGGTTGTGAGAATGGTGGTGGTTGCGGTGTCTCTGATGGCTGTGGTCACCTGATCGGGAGCCCAGGCTGTCTCGCCGGTACCCCCTGTCGTCCCTGCGATCTGAGTGGTGATGGGAGTGATGGGAATGGTACTTTGAGGAAGAGTTTGTGTCTTGCTGGTGGTGGTAAGATGACCTTCTGGAGCCAATGCCCCCTGCGCCATAGCGCCCCCCTGAGTCTCTGTCACGGTCTCGGTCCCTGTCTGACATTGGGGGCTGATCATATTGGGTGGCAAGAGGTGGCGGAGGCATTGAGGAGTGGTGCACCATGTGTGGCCCAGGCCCTCCAACACTTGGGTAAGGGGGATAGCACGGTGGCTCGTTGGGACGGTATGATGCCGTTGGGGGGTACATGGGGCGACCTCGATGATACACTGAAGGTTCCTGTGCATCCTCAGAGTAGCGAGACACTTTGTATCCTCCAACAGTAGATGAGactgcagaagaggaggaggaggaaggtagCATGTCTTGGGGAGGGTATCCGCTGCCCAAAGTGCCAGTGTTGTAGCCAGTATGCCTGCAACACACAAGTGAGGTAGatattgtgttattattttgtgGACCAAAGCATGATTGACATTTACAAACATGAAACTACTGACTCTGAAATGTTACTCTTCCATTGACAGCCTGCCAGTTGAGCAAATGATCAAAAGCACAAGCCCCGAGAGTTACCTATTCATATTATATTAGCACTTTATGTTCATCCAGCAGAGATACTGTAAGTTGCACCAACAGAAAGTTCTACGTAGAGAATAATAATGTTAGGATATTTGCATTGTAGTGTAATAGTGGCAAACACAACAGTTATTAATAATTCTCTGACGAATAAATAACATACATGATTTGTGCCATTATCTTTTTAGGTCTCATTaactgtgattttatttttatctacCATACGGATAAAGATGTTGAGTGTCCCAACTTTGATTGAGCAACCTGAATCTGTGACCTGAATGATAACGACAGCAGCAAAGAACAGGTaaacattttgatgtgaaaCTCTCTATATATTTAACATCAACAACTAACCTGCCGCCGGTGTAGCCCGAGTCTTGTGAGAAAGGAGTCCCAGATCTGGAGCTGTAAGGtgttcctccacctccctgagATGAGGCAGAGGAGCCTGCCATGGAAGAGGGGGGCGTGTCCAGACGCTGATCACTGTAACCGGCATCTGCAGAGCAAGGGGTGACATTTCCCGATGTGAGGGCTTGGACCCCCGCTGCCAAAACTGCAAGCTCACTGGAGAGCCTCCGCCTGATTTCTGATGACTGTGCGAGAAAAATACATACATCAGAATTTCAAAATTAAGCAAACATATGCTGTTTACTCTATAATTCCTCTCAGTTTGATTGGTTGTGTGCAGGTATCGACTAATAATAATGCTGCTGTACATTCAAAGCCCTCTTAATATTCATTTACATTATGTGTTGACAATACCGTGTCAGGCTGTGGCTGAGCTGGGGCCTGAGGCTGGACCCTGTCTGTCAAAGCCTTGCCTCCAAGGGGCACCGTCTGAGGAGTGTAGGACCCATTTACGATAAGGTCATAATACTTCTGCCTCTGTTGGCCTGggtaacaaacaaaaagaaaaataaatacatgcaatGAAATGAGCATCACAAATCCTCaattattaaaacaacaacttcAGAGGGTTGTGCAGTCTTGGGGGGATAGTCACACTTAGGGTGCTTTGTGGTTCAATGTGCACCACACTGCCTTATGTTTAATGTTAGactatttcagtgtgttttgatAGCCATAAACACAGCTATAAACCAAAATCTCAAATGTGCGACATGTTAATACTGGCTTATTAATCGTCACTGTACTA of Chelmon rostratus isolate fCheRos1 chromosome 17, fCheRos1.pri, whole genome shotgun sequence contains these proteins:
- the setd1a gene encoding histone-lysine N-methyltransferase SETD1A; translation: MDPDGGAETQKAVSLQWKSYKLVQDPTIRRVTQKIYRYDGVHFSVPDSGFPPVGELRDPRPRRLWSRYTELSLPVPKFKLDEFYVGPIPLKEVTFARLNDNIKEPFLAEMCAKFGEVEEMEILFHPKTRKHLGLARVLFTSTRGAKDTVKQLHNTSVMGNIIHAQLDIKGQQRQKYYDLIVNGSYTPQTVPLGGKALTDRVQPQAPAQPQPDTSSEIRRRLSSELAVLAAGVQALTSGNVTPCSADAGYSDQRLDTPPSSMAGSSASSQGGGGTPYSSRSGTPFSQDSGYTGGRHTGYNTGTLGSGYPPQDMLPSSSSSSAVSSTVGGYKVSRYSEDAQEPSVYHRGRPMYPPTASYRPNEPPCYPPYPSVGGPGPHMVHHSSMPPPPLATQYDQPPMSDRDRDRDRDSGGRYGAGGIGSRRSSYHHQQDTNSSSKYHSHHSHHHSDRRDDRGYRRDSLGSRSGDHSHQRHRNHHHSHNHHGSSSRRRSSHDRDRDRDRDRDRDRDRDRDRDRDRDSDYSNSSDPRYNSNSYRSSSNSMSPPPSSYSAYSSSKEPAPAPPQGLDVSTRLGGTTLAERGSLPSVGAEKDYHAGHHSALPPPPPPPPPLPPASVIAAAVAETLGTLDFNQDSPAREEQWTKPKRRPSTPPAPPKTPPPSSPPHPSIASSSTSPSSTSLPHHLPSSSSSPPPPQRDSSSPEPDSTNESLPFVYHSSSLDSRIEMLLKEQKAKFSFLASDEEDEEDRKEERQRGIRGDGGERRGGSGDVTGEHIGGNQVGDNGEKDHRRKGERDRDGHRARKRGKGGEGRKSPTVLTATTPSSSTYSSHILPPEEPQPQVGLTGTGALQEESSQAGSADTRSRTGAHTPPYNGQSQSSPHSSGEDMEISDEEEEEETTITTVTTRQPSATSGSSPSSSQAAMPSQTTDPSSSPPPISDSAQHFGTSMHPPIPSYPPHLPPPPPPGYSLQPPPPPGIPPLAHMELHPEYPPPMPHHMYDYATSMELMNQYSGGAPMSFQMQTHMLSRLHQLRMSSSNGTPGPGEAATADYTSYHLHSMPPPHTHHPYMDQEGSGAGSHYDQDHRYMPPHMSYPYPDPHSTQIPPPPHHGIPPPHTGWPPHVLPPHYPSYMPPPGYGTMLPGDGDEYRAPGEEMPMLAENPHEATVQMVLATLIQEMKNIMQRDLNRKMVENVAFATFDEWWERKETKAKPFQTMVRGVSALRDDEKKEEKVNRPREPLVSLVDWAKSGGVEGFALRGALRLPSFKVKRKGPQEFEEGDMKRPRPSTPPDEDDEAAEGRMPEADRHGAERDNKRRKKKPRSRKPWELGSEGEETSDGSSTEKEDEEEEESEKESDDDALSADSDDESLSSSSEGSSSSASSSSSSSEDEDEEEGERAESEGLDSMDESTMDSTTEKEDDRGNNTAAVPKAEVKTGEAKDSKADTTAAHTKRPPSPPYPRPSSPVVLVPPLKKRRKTVSFSTGENDSKPQLPTAPLSPSPSQLAGDSLLLSPGRPTDSHVPAASTPSARPTQGIQLLPFASKPGEGNALIVPPSGRTQDSDEPKKGPPVSPQTIPVKSPGKRGAGKDSPKSPAPPVMVCRTVQNLPLDHASMCRMAFEEAPPPPPVNKRSRGRPRTTSLSTSSCHSLREEDDEEESEQRLRLREQLGASSLLQLASASTTDLSVLADVALKMDPDAGDSEETETSDEAEEQKMEEDLFSPESLALVISPEGVIVLMEHNYCKPPVLPVPAPGAKRTSSKQDSSVLLPADLNTISGVLEAPEEVIGEALPPRGDTGEYVSTMGVLCESEDVGQSSALPPSSKKVTVGKGFELEKDKSKKRRRKDKENLEVHHTKKQKEQPGKKQRKRKLEDSDFEEDVDVEELESGELSSSDTEDEMVEEVRKSERLFLQEAGVTSSQRWPKPIPAPEPSAMKFDNRSEFEQMTILYDIWNSGLDGEDLMLLKKTYEKLLQDDHSSDWLNDTHWVSHTITNLPNPRRKKKNAGGQLREHVTGCARSEGYYAISRKEKDVYLDLDLPEQVIREVENVDSSGANRVLSERRSEQRRLLTVIGTTAVMDSDLLKLNQLKFRKKKLRFGRSRIHEWGLFAMEPIAADEMVIEYVGQNIRQMVADNREKRYAQQGIGSSYLFRVDHDTIIDATKCGNLARFINHCCTPNCYAKVITIESQKKIVIYSKQAIAVNEEITYDYKFPLEENKIPCLCGTENCRGTLN